In Salinisphaera sp. T31B1, the following are encoded in one genomic region:
- a CDS encoding 5'-nucleotidase has translation MSQENNKLVVGISSRALFDLEESHRVFEESGREAYCAYQIEHEEDVLEPGVAFGLVRKLLALNDDRHERVEVILLSRNSADTGLRVFNSIAHHQLPITRAAFTSGTSPYRYVGAFGGDLFLSADPDDVRAALSAGCAAATIVPGHSLSAAEGALKIAFDGDAVLFSDDAERIFKEQGLAAFTASEASSAGEPLPGGPFKAFLEALTRIQAEFDPADCPIRTALVTSRSAPAHERVIRTLRAWHIRIDEALFLGGLTKSAFLSAFGADIFFDDQASHIGKASAMVAAGHVPHGVANE, from the coding sequence GGTAGGAATTTCCTCCCGGGCGCTGTTCGATCTCGAAGAAAGTCATCGCGTATTCGAGGAATCGGGGCGCGAGGCCTATTGCGCCTACCAGATCGAACACGAAGAGGACGTGCTCGAGCCGGGGGTGGCCTTCGGTCTCGTACGCAAACTGCTGGCGCTCAACGATGATCGGCACGAGCGGGTGGAGGTGATCCTGCTGTCGCGCAACAGTGCCGATACCGGTCTGCGGGTATTCAACTCCATTGCGCATCACCAGCTGCCGATCACCCGCGCGGCCTTCACCAGCGGCACATCACCCTACCGTTACGTGGGTGCGTTCGGGGGCGATTTGTTCCTCTCGGCCGACCCGGACGATGTGCGCGCAGCGCTGTCGGCCGGCTGTGCGGCCGCCACCATCGTGCCCGGCCACTCGCTGAGCGCGGCCGAGGGCGCACTCAAGATCGCCTTCGACGGCGACGCGGTGCTGTTCTCCGACGATGCCGAGCGCATCTTCAAGGAGCAGGGGCTGGCTGCATTCACCGCCAGCGAAGCCAGCTCGGCCGGCGAGCCGTTGCCGGGTGGCCCGTTCAAGGCGTTTCTGGAAGCGCTGACCCGTATCCAGGCCGAATTCGACCCGGCCGACTGCCCTATTCGCACCGCGCTGGTGACCTCACGCAGTGCACCTGCCCATGAACGGGTCATCCGTACATTGCGGGCCTGGCATATCCGTATCGATGAAGCGCTGTTTCTCGGCGGCTTGACCAAGTCGGCGTTTCTGAGCGCTTTCGGCGCGGATATCTTCTTCGACGACCAGGCCAGTCATATCGGCAAGGCCTCGGCCATGGTCGCCGCCGGACACGTACCGCACGGCGTGGCCAACGAGTAG